The nucleotide window CGAGTCGCTGCCGTTCCTCGAGGCCGTGCGCCAGATGAGCCTGCGCCTGGGCCCGAACAACGCCGCCTTCGTGCACCTGACCTACCTGCCGTACATCGCCACGGCGGGCGAGCTCAAGACCAAGCCGACGCAGCACACCGTCCAGAAGCTGCGCGAGATCGGCATCCAGCCCGATGCGCTGCTGTGCCGCGCCCAGCACCAGGTGCCCGACGAGGAGAAGGAAAAGATCTCCCTGTTCACCAACGTGCCCGAGTGGGGCGTGATCTCCATGTGGGACGTGGACACCATCTACAAGGTGCCGCGCATGCTGCACGAGCAGGGCCTGGACGGCCTGATCTGCGACAAGCTGCGCCTGAACACGCCGCCCACCAACCTCAAGCGCTGGGACGCGCTGGTGCACGAGACCGAGCACCCGCAGGGTGAAGTCAGGATCGCCATGGTGGGCAAGTACGTCGAGCTGTCCGACGCCTACAAGTCGGTCAACGAGGCGCTCAAGCACGCCGGCATGCAGAGCCATGTGCGCGTGAAGATCGACCACGTCGATTCCGAGACCATCACCGACGCCAACGCGGCGCAGCAGCTGAACGCCTACGACGCCATCCTGGTGCCCGGCGGCTTCGGCTCGCGCGGCGTGGAGGGCAAGATCGCCACCGCGCGCTATGCGCGCGAGCACAAGGTGCCCTACCTGGGCATCTGCCTGGGCATGCAGGTGGCCACCATCGAATACGCGCGCCACGTGGCGGGCCTGGCCGGCGCCAACTCCACCGAGTTCGACCCGGCCACACCGCACCCGGTGATCGCGCTGATCACCGAGTGGAAGGACGCCGACGGCACCATCAAGACGCGCGACGCCAACTCCGACCTCGGCGGCACCATGCGCCTGGGCGCGCAGTCTTCCGACGTGCAGCCCGGCACGCTGGCGCACGCCATCTACGGCGACGTGGTGACCGAGCGCCACCGCCACCGCTACGAGGCCAACACCCAGTACCTGGACCAGTTGCGCGGCGCCGGCCTGGTGATCTCGGCGCTGACGCAGCGCGAGCAGCTCACCGAGATCGTCGAGCTGCCGCAGGCCGCGCACCCCTGGTACATCGGCGTGCAGTTCCACCCCGAGTTCAAATCCACGCCCTGGAACGGCCACCCGCTGTTCAACGCCTTCGTCAAGGCGGCCATCGCGCACCAGAAAAAGGCCTGACCCCATGAAACTCTGCGGCTTCGACATCGGGCTCGACCGGCCCTTCTTCCTCATCGCCGGCCCGTGCGTGGTGGAAAGTGAACAGTTGCAGATGGACGTGGCGGGCCAGCTCAAGGAGATCACCGCCTCCCTGGGCATTCCGTTCATCTTCAAGAGCAGCTACGACAAGGCCAACCGCTCCAGCGGCGCGAGCTTTCGCGGCCCCGGCATGGACAAGGGCCTGGAGATCCTGGCCAAGGTGAAGCGGGAACTGCAGGTGCCCCTGCTCACCGACGTGCACACCGAGGCCGAGATTCCCGCCGTGGCCGCCGTGGTGGACGTGCTGCAGACCCCCGCCTTCCTGTGCCGCCAGACCGACTTCATCCACGCCGTGGCGCAGTCGGGCAAGCCGGTGAACATCAAGAAGGGCCAGTTCCTGGCCCCGCACGACATGAAGAACGTCATCGAAAAGGCCCGCGCCGCCGCGCGCGAGAAGGGCCTGCCGGAAGACAACTTCATGGCCTGCGAGCGCGGCGCCAGCTTCGGCTACAACAACCTGGTGAGCGACATGCGCAGCCTCGCCATCCTGCGCGAGACCGGCGCGCCGGTGGTGTTCGACGCCACGCACAGCGTGCAGTTGCCGGGCGGCCAGGGCACCAGCAGCGGCGGCATGCGCGAGATGGTGCCCGTGCTCTCGCGCGCCGCCGTGGCCGTGGGCGTGGCGGGCCTGTTCATGGAAACCCACCCGGATCCGTGCAACGCGCTCTCCGACGGGCCGAACGCCGTGCCGCTCAAGCACATGCGCGCGCTGCTCGAAACGCTGCTGCAGCTCGACGCCATCACCAAGCGAAACGGTTTCCTCGAAGACCGTTTCGACGCCTGAATGCTTGCATTTCGATAGCTGCCAGCGCTTGCCAGACAAGGGCTGGAGCCCGATTTGACTGCAAAGAATCTGAAACCCGCATCAAAGGAAGACCATGAGTGCCATCGTTGACATCGTAGGCCGCGAAGTGCTGGACAGCCGCGGCAACCCCACCGTCGAGTGCGACGTGCTGCTCGAATCGGGCGTGATGGGCCGCGCCGCCGTGCCCTCGGGCGCCTCCACCGGCAGCCGCGAGGCCATCGAGCTGCGCGACGGCGACAAGGCGCGCTACCTGGGCAAGGGCGTGCTCAAGGCCGTGGAGCACATCAACACCGAGATCAGCGAGGCCGTGCTGGGCCTGGACGCCTCCGAGCAGGCCTTCCTCGACAAGACCCTGATCGACCTGGACGGCACCGACAACAAGAGCCGCCTGGGCGCCAACGCCATGCTGGCCGTCTCCATGGCCGTGGCCCGGGCCGCGGCCGAAGAGGCCGGCCTGCCGCTGTACCGCTACTTCGGCGGCATGAACGGCTGCCAGCTGCCCGTGCCGATGATGAACGTCATCAACGGCGGCGCGCACGCCAACAACACGCTGGACCTGCAGGAATTCATGATCATCCCCGTGGGCGCGCCGAGCTTCCGCGAGGCCCTGCGCTGGGGCGCCGAGGTGTTCCACGCGCTCAAGAAGATCATCCACGACAAGGGCATGAGCACCGCCGTGGGCGACGAAGGCGGCTTTGCACCCTCCGTGGAGAACCACGAGGCCGCGATCCAGCTCATCCTCGAAGCCATCGACAAGGCCGGCTACACGGCGGGCGAGCAGATCGTGCTGGGCCTGGACTGCGCCGCCAGCGAGTTCTACAAGGATGGCAAGTACGTGCTCGAAGGCGAAGGCGGCATCCAGCTCACGGCCCAGCAGTGGACCGACATGCTCGCCACCTGGGCGGACAAGTACCCCATCATCTCCATCGAGGACGGCATGGCCGAGGGCGACTGGGACGGCTGGAAGCTGCTGACGGAAAAGCTCGGCGACAAGGTGCAACTGGTGGGCGACGACCTGTTCGTCACCAACACCAAGATCCTCAAGGAAGGCATCGACAAGAAGATTGCCAACTCGATCCTCATCAAGATCAACCAGATCGGCACGCTGACCGAGACCTTCGCCGCCATCGAGATGGCCAAGCGCGCCGGCTACACCGCCGTGATCTCGCACCGCTCGGGCGAAACCGAGGACAGCACCATCGCCGACATCGCCGTGGGCCTGAACGCGGGCCAGATCAAGACCGGCTCGCTCTCGCGCTCGGACCGCATCGCCAAATACAACCAGCTGCTGCGCATCGAGGAAGACCTGGGCGACGTGGCCGAGTACCCGGGCCGCGCGGCCTTCTACAACCTGCGCTGAACGGCATTCGACCGACTGCCATGGTGTCCCGCCTCGTTCCCCTGGTGCTGCTGGCCTTGTTGGTGGCCATCCACGCCCAGTTGTGGACCGGGCGGGGCAGCATCCACCATGTGCAGGACCTGCAGCACGCCATTGCCACCCAGCAGGCGGCCAACGCCAAGGCGCGGCAGGAAAACGAGCGCCTGACCTCCGAAGTGCAGGACCTCAAGGAAGGCCTGGACATGGTGGAGGAAAAGGCGCGCAGCGAGCTGGGCATGGTGAAGCAAGGGGAGGTGTATGTACACATCACCCCGGCAACGGCACAGCGCTGAAATCTTGGACCTGAAATAGCTGCTGGCGCTTGCTGGACAAGCGCCAGCAGCTATTTTTTTGAGAGCAACCCGCTCACTCCGGCAGCACCCGCGCCATGCACTGCCCGGCCTGCAGCACGCTGCCCGCCGCCACCAGGCACTCCAGCCGGCCCGCCCGGGGCGCGGCCACGGCGGTTTCCATCTTCATGGCCTCCAGCACCGCGATCACCTCGCCCGCCTGCACCCGCTCGCCACCGTGCCTGCGCCAGGCCACCAGGCTGCCGGTCAGCGGGGCCAGCACCTCCCCCGGGGCCGGGGCGGCCACCGCCGGGGCGGCGGCAGGGGCTGCGCCGCCGTCCCGTGCCAGGCCCAGCCCCGCAGGCAGGCCCAGGCGCACGCGCTTGCCGTCGATCTCCACATAGGTGCGCAGCAGCGCCGCCGGCGCCTCGGCCCCGGGGCGCGCGGCGCTGTCGAAGCGGGTGGCCATCTCGGTCTCGATCCAGCGCGTGTGCACGCCGAAACCGGCTTGCGCGGTGAACGCCGGGTCATCCACCACGGCGCGGTGGAACGGCAGCACCGTGGCCACGCCCTCGATGGCGAACTCGCGCAGCGCGCGCCGCGCCCGCGCCAGCGCCTGCGCGCGCGTGGCGCCGGTGACGATGAGCTTGGCCATGAGCGAGTCGAAGCTGCCCGGGACGGTGGAGCCGCTGGCCACGCCCGTGTCCAGGCGCACGCCGGGGCCGCTGGGCGGCTCGAAGCGCGCGATGCGCCCCGGCGTGGGCAGGTAGCCCCGGCCCGGGTCTTCGGCGTTGATGCGGAACTCGATGCTGTGGCCGCGCACCGGTGGCGTCTCGGTGAACGACAGCGGCAGGCCGTCGGCCACGCGCAGTTGCTCCAGCACCAGGTCCACGCCGGTGGTTTCCTCCGTCACCGGGTGCTCTACCTGCAGGCGCGTGTTCACTTCCAGGAACGAGATCTGCCCGCCACGGCCGAGCAGGAATTCCACCGTGCCGGCGCCGACGTAGCCCGCCGCCGCGCCAATGGCGCGCGCCGCCTGGTGGATCTGCGCGCGCTGCGCGTCGTCCAGGAACGGCGCCGGCGCCTCTTCCACCAGCTTCTGGTGGCGCCGCTGCAGCGAGCAGTCGCGCGTGCCCACCACCACCATGTGGCCGTGCTGGTCGGCCAGGATCTGCGCCTCGATGTGGCGCGGCCGGTCCAGGTACTGCTCCACGAAGCACGCGCCCCGGCCAAACGCCGCCGTGGCTTCGCGCACGGCGGATTCGTACAGCTCGGCCACCTCGTCCATCCGCCAGGCCACCTTGAGCCCACGCCCGCCGCCGCCCCACGCGGCCTTGATGGCCACGGGCAGGCCGTGCCGGCGGGCGAAGGCCCGCACCTCCTCGGCGCTCTGCACCGGCCCGGCCGTGCCCGCCACCAGCGGCGCGCCCGCCTGCAGCGCGATCCTGCGCGCGGCCACCTTGTCGCCCAGGGCCTCGATGGTCTCGGGGCGCGGCCCGATCCAGGCCAGCCCGGCGCCGATGACGGCGCGCGCGAAGTCGGCGCGCTCGGACAGGAAGCCATAGCCCGGGTGCACGGCGTCGGCGCCGCTGCGCCGCGCCACGTCCAGCAGCCTGGCGATGTCGAGGTAGGTCTCGGCCGGGCGCACGCCCTCCAGTGCCCAGGCCTCGTCGGCCGCGTGCACGTGCAGGGCATCGGCGTCGGGGTCGGCATAGACGGCGACGGAGCGCACGCCGTAGTCGCGGCAGGCGCGGGCGACACGGACAGCAACCTCGCCACGGTTGGCGATCAATACCTTGGCGATCATCCAGACACCTCCTCGAAAAACGGCGCGATGACGTTGAAGCGCACGCTGCAGCCCACCGGAATCTGCGCCGCCAGGCCCAGGTGATGGCTGGCCACGGCGCCGATGACGGGGTAGCCCCCGGTCAAGGGATGGTCGGCCAGGAACAGCACGGGCTGGCCGTTGGCGGGCACCTGGATGGCGCCGTGCACCGTGCCCTCGCTCGGCAGTTCGTCCGTGCGGCTGCGCGGCAGGGGCTGCGCGCCCTCCAGGCGCATGCCCACGCGGTTGGACTGCGGCGTGACGCGCCAGGGCTGGCGCACCAGCCGTGCCAGCGCCTCGGGCGTGAACCAGTCGGTGCGCGGGCCCAGCACCACGTCCAGCACCACCTCATCGCCCGCGCGCGGCCACGGCGGTGGCGCCTCGGCGGCCTGCGTGGCCTGCAGCGCAGCGGCGGGCACGGCCCCCACGGCCAGGCGCTGCCCGGCCTGCAGGGCCGGGGGGCCGATGTGCGCCAGCGTGTCGGTGGCGCAACTGCCCAGCACCGGGGCCACCCGCCAGCCGCCGCGCACGGCGACGTAGCTGCGCACGCCGGCGCGCGGTGCGCCGAGGGCCAGGGTGTCGCCATCGTCCAGCGCCACGCAGGCGTGGCTGGGCACGGGCCACGCGCGGCCATCGGCGGCGTGCAGCGTCAGCGGCACGGCGGCGCCGGTCACGGCCAGCGTGGCCCGCCCGTGGCAGCGCAGTTGCAGGCCGCCGGGCAGGCTCTCCAGCACGCACGCATCCGCGGGATTGCCCACCAGGCGGTTGGCCGCGCGCATGGAAGGCGCATCGAGCGCGCCCGAGGGTGCGATGCCCAGGCCCGCCATGCCGTGGCGGCCGCCATCCTGCACCAGCGTCTGCACGCCAGGTGCTACGACTTCAATAGCTGCTTGCGCTTTATCCACGGGCGCTGGAGCCCGATTTGGCTCTGAGAAGGTGTGAACGAATCCGCCATGCCCGCTCATCCCGCAAAAACGCACGCCCTCGGCGTTGCAAATGCTCGCCATAGCCCGCGCTATGGCTGCGCTTTGCGCCTTGATGGCGCACGTTTGTGCGGCCTGCTCGGGCACGCCGGATTCATTCACACCTTCTGATTCCTTGCACACCGGCAGGCTGACGCGCACGCCCGGCGCGCACGCATCGCGGAACTGCACGCGAAAGCCCGGCTGCACGTAGGCGGGCTCGGTGCGCCGCATATCCCACATGGGCACGCCGGTCACGCCGATGAGCTGCCAGCCGCCCGGGCTGGCGGCCGGGTAGACGGCGCTGAAGCCGCCCGCCAGCGCCACCGCGCCCGCCGGCACGCGCGTGCGCGGCGCGCTGCGGCGCGGCAGCTGGAAGCAGGGGTGCCCCCCGGCCAGGTAGACGAACCCGGGCGCGAAGCCGGCGAACGCCGCCTGCCAGGGCTGGCCGGTGTGGCGCGCGATGACCTCCCGCACGGAAATGCCGAGCCGCTCGGCCACTTCCGGCAGGTCTTCGCCGTCGTAGCGCACCGGAATCTCCACCAGGCGGCCCGGCAGCACGGCCTGGGCCGCGCCGGTGTCCGCCACGGCCTCGGCGGCACGCGCGCGCAGCGCCGCCGCCAGGGCGGACAGCGCCACGGCGCCGCGCTGGCAGGTGACCAGCAGGGTGCGCGCGGCCGGCACCACCTCCAGCACCCCCGCGATGGGCCGTGCGCGCAGCGCGCGGTGCAGGGCCATGGCGTGGGCCAGATCGGGCAGTTCGACCAGCAGCGCGCTGTCGCCGGCGGGCAGGAAGCGCATGGGCTCAATCACAGGCGAATGGCCGCAGCGCCACGCCGGCCTGCGCCAGCCGCGCGCGGATGGCGCGCGCCGCGTCCACCGCGCCGGGGCTGTCGCCATGCACGCAGATGGAATCGGCCTGCACGCGCACGCCGCGGCCGGTGATGGATTCGACCTCGCCGGTCTGCACCAGGCGCAGCATGCGCGCGGCGATGGCGTCGGCATCGTGCAGCACGGCGCCGGGCTGGCGGCGCGAGACCAGCGTGCCGTCGTCGTGGTAGGCGCGGTCGGCGAACGCCTCGGCCACCACGCGCAGGCCGCGCGCGCGCGCCCAGCCGATCAGCGGCGAGCCCGCCAGCGCCAGCAGTGCCAGGCCGGGGTCCAGCGCCAGCATGGCGGTGATGACGTCGCCCGCCTGGCGTTCGTCGTGCGCGATGGTGTTGTACAGCGCGCCGTGCGGCTTGACGTAGCGCACCCGCGTGCCGGCGGCGGCGGCCAGGCCCTGCAGCGCGCCGATCTGGTAGACCACGTCGGCCACCAGCTCGCGGCTGGACGGGTCCATGGCGCGGCGGCCAAAGCCCGCCAGGTCCGGGTAGCCGACGTGCGCCCCCACGGCCACGCCGCGCTGCGCGGCGGCGCGCAGGGTGTCGAGAATGCCGGCGGGGTCGCCCGCGTGGAAGCCGCAGGCGACGTTGGCGCTGGTGACGATGTCCAGCATGGCCGCGTCGTCACCCATGCGCCAGGCGCCGAAGCTTTCGCCGAGATCGCTGTTGATGTCCATCTGGTGTCCTCGTTCATCACCGCAGGTTGCCGGCGCGGTACGGCCTTTTCCGGCCTCAGTGCAGCCGCTTTTCGTCGGCGCGCAAGGTCAGCACGCGCACGCCATTCCCGGTGACGGCCACGGTGTGCTCGAACTGCGCGGACAGTTGCCCATCGCGCGTGACGACGGTCCAGCCGTCGTCTTCGGTGCGCACGGCGTGCCGCCCCTGGTTCACCATCGGCTCGATGGTGAACACCATGCCCTCGCGCAACACCAGGCCGGTGCGCGGGCGGCCCCAGTGCAGCACCTGGGGCTCTTCGTGCATCTCGCGGCCGATGCCGTGGCCGCAATACTCCCTGACCACCGAATAGCCATTGCGGCGGGCATGCCGCTCGATGGCGTGCCCCACGTCGCCGAGCGTGGCGCCGGGGCGCACGGCCTGGATGCCTTTCCACATCGCCTCGTAGGCCGTCTGCACCAGCCGCCTGGCCGGCAGCGGCACTTCGCCCACGAGATAGGTCTTGCTGGAATCGGCGATGTAGCCGTTCTTCTCCAGCGTGATGTCGAAGTTCACGATGTCCCCGTCCTGCAGGATTTCCGCCGTGGACGGAACGCCGTGGCAGACCACGTGGTTGCGCGAAGCGTTGAGCGCGTAGGCGTAGCCGTATTGCCCCTTGCTGGCCGGGCGCGCGTTGAGCTCGTGGACGATAAGGCGCTCGGCCAGGTCGTTGACCTGCATGGTGGACATGCCGGCCAGGCGCAACTGGTCCAGGTGGCCGAACACCTGCGCCAGCAGCCTGCCGGACTCCGCCAGCAGCGCGATTTCCTCGGGCCGCTTGGTCATGTGGCCGCCGCGTTGACCGTTGGGGCCGCCACGCCAGCGGCCCGCAGCTCGCTGGTGACGATCTCGTTGAAACTCAGCGTCGGGTTCATTTCGCACCGGATGCCGATCCTGATCCAGAAGGCCGCCTGCGCGTTGATCGAGCGGCACGACACGGCGCTGGCCTTGCGCAGTTGGTCGTGCAAGTCGTCGTCCAGGTTCACGATGCCCATGCCGTAGAGTCCATATGAAACATATATGAATCATACATTCCGTAGCGCATGGCGCAAGTGCGCCTGCGCGCCATGCCTCGCCCAGGAAAAAATAGCGAAAACCGGCCTGAACCCTTACCAGGAAAGCGCCAGCAGCTATTCTTTCAGAAGCAAAACCTACTTCAGATTCCCCGACAGGAAGCGCGCCAGCCGCTCGCTGCGCGGGTTGGCCATGATGGCGCGCGGGTCGCCCTGCTCCTCGATCAGCCCCTGGTGCAGGAAGATGACGTGGTTCGACACCTCGCGCGCGAAACCCATCTCGTGCGTCACCACCAGCATGGTGCGCCCCTCCTGCGCCAGCACCTGCATCACGCGCAGCACCTCGCCCACCAGTTCGGGGTCGAGCGCGCTGGTGGGCTCGTCGAACAGCATCACCTCGGGCTCCACCGCCAGCGCGCGGGCGATGGCCACGCGCTGCTGCTGGCCGCCGCTCATGTGGTTGGGGTAGGTGTCCTCGCGCCCTTCCAGGCCCACCAGGCGCAGGTACTTGCGCGCGCGCTCCACCGCCTCGTCGCGCGGCAGGCCGAGCACGTGCACCGGCACTTCGGTGATGTTGTGCAGCACCGTCATGTGCGCCCACAGGTTGAAGTGCTGGAACACCATGGCCAAGCGCGTGCGCAGGCGCTGCAGCTGCCGGTGGTCGGCGGCTTCGAGCGCGCCGCCCGGGCCCGGGCGCAGCGCCAGCTCCTCGCCGGCCACCAGGATGCGGCCCTGCTGCGGGCGCTCCAGCAGGTTGATGCAGCGCAGCAGCGTGCTCTTGCCCGAGCCCGAGCTGCCGATGATGCTGATGACGTCGCCCGCGTGCGCGGTGAGCGAGACGCCCTTGAGCACCTCGTTGGCGCCGTAGCGCTTGTGGATGTCGTCCACCTGGAGTTTGACGGGGGAATTGCGGTGCATGGGGCGGGGTGTCAGTGTTTGCGCGGTGCTAGGTAGCCCAGAAAGCGGCGCTCCAGCAGCTTGGAGGCGCCGATCAGCGCGAAGGTGATGCACAGGTAGATCGCCGCGGCGAACAGGTAGGCCTCGAACGGCAGGAAGAAGTCGGCATAGACGCGGCTGGCCGCGCCGGTGAGGTCGAGCAGCGCCGGCACGGTGCTGGCCAGGCTGGAGCTGTGCAGCATCATCACCACCTCGTTGCCGTAGGCCGGCAGCATGCGGCGGATGGCGCTGGGCAGCACGATGCGGCGCATCAGCATCCCGTGGCCCATGCCCATGGCGCGCGCCGCCTCGACCTCGCCCTTGTGGGTCTCGCGGATCGAGCCGGCCAGCGTCTCGGCGGTGTAGGCCGCCGTGTTCAGGCTGAACGACAGCAGCGTGCAGAAGAACGGCTCCTTGAACTGCGTCCAGGGCCACACCGCGTCCCAGCGCGCCTGCACCCATTCGAGCTGGGCCACGCCGTAGTAGATCAGGTACACCTGAATGAGCAGCGGCGTGCCGCG belongs to Acidovorax sp. YS12 and includes:
- a CDS encoding CTP synthase, translating into MTKFVFVTGGVVSSLGKGIASASLAAILESRGLKVTLIKLDPYINVDPGTMSPFQHGEVFVTDDGAETDLDLGHYERFIETRMKQANNFTTGRIYQSVLEKERRGDYLGKTVQVIPHVTNEIQEFVRRGAGIGTPDAVDVAICEVGGTVGDIESLPFLEAVRQMSLRLGPNNAAFVHLTYLPYIATAGELKTKPTQHTVQKLREIGIQPDALLCRAQHQVPDEEKEKISLFTNVPEWGVISMWDVDTIYKVPRMLHEQGLDGLICDKLRLNTPPTNLKRWDALVHETEHPQGEVRIAMVGKYVELSDAYKSVNEALKHAGMQSHVRVKIDHVDSETITDANAAQQLNAYDAILVPGGFGSRGVEGKIATARYAREHKVPYLGICLGMQVATIEYARHVAGLAGANSTEFDPATPHPVIALITEWKDADGTIKTRDANSDLGGTMRLGAQSSDVQPGTLAHAIYGDVVTERHRHRYEANTQYLDQLRGAGLVISALTQREQLTEIVELPQAAHPWYIGVQFHPEFKSTPWNGHPLFNAFVKAAIAHQKKA
- the kdsA gene encoding 3-deoxy-8-phosphooctulonate synthase gives rise to the protein MKLCGFDIGLDRPFFLIAGPCVVESEQLQMDVAGQLKEITASLGIPFIFKSSYDKANRSSGASFRGPGMDKGLEILAKVKRELQVPLLTDVHTEAEIPAVAAVVDVLQTPAFLCRQTDFIHAVAQSGKPVNIKKGQFLAPHDMKNVIEKARAAAREKGLPEDNFMACERGASFGYNNLVSDMRSLAILRETGAPVVFDATHSVQLPGGQGTSSGGMREMVPVLSRAAVAVGVAGLFMETHPDPCNALSDGPNAVPLKHMRALLETLLQLDAITKRNGFLEDRFDA
- the eno gene encoding phosphopyruvate hydratase; this translates as MSAIVDIVGREVLDSRGNPTVECDVLLESGVMGRAAVPSGASTGSREAIELRDGDKARYLGKGVLKAVEHINTEISEAVLGLDASEQAFLDKTLIDLDGTDNKSRLGANAMLAVSMAVARAAAEEAGLPLYRYFGGMNGCQLPVPMMNVINGGAHANNTLDLQEFMIIPVGAPSFREALRWGAEVFHALKKIIHDKGMSTAVGDEGGFAPSVENHEAAIQLILEAIDKAGYTAGEQIVLGLDCAASEFYKDGKYVLEGEGGIQLTAQQWTDMLATWADKYPIISIEDGMAEGDWDGWKLLTEKLGDKVQLVGDDLFVTNTKILKEGIDKKIANSILIKINQIGTLTETFAAIEMAKRAGYTAVISHRSGETEDSTIADIAVGLNAGQIKTGSLSRSDRIAKYNQLLRIEEDLGDVAEYPGRAAFYNLR
- the ftsB gene encoding cell division protein FtsB, whose protein sequence is MVSRLVPLVLLALLVAIHAQLWTGRGSIHHVQDLQHAIATQQAANAKARQENERLTSEVQDLKEGLDMVEEKARSELGMVKQGEVYVHITPATAQR
- a CDS encoding ATP-grasp domain-containing protein gives rise to the protein MAKVLIANRGEVAVRVARACRDYGVRSVAVYADPDADALHVHAADEAWALEGVRPAETYLDIARLLDVARRSGADAVHPGYGFLSERADFARAVIGAGLAWIGPRPETIEALGDKVAARRIALQAGAPLVAGTAGPVQSAEEVRAFARRHGLPVAIKAAWGGGGRGLKVAWRMDEVAELYESAVREATAAFGRGACFVEQYLDRPRHIEAQILADQHGHMVVVGTRDCSLQRRHQKLVEEAPAPFLDDAQRAQIHQAARAIGAAAGYVGAGTVEFLLGRGGQISFLEVNTRLQVEHPVTEETTGVDLVLEQLRVADGLPLSFTETPPVRGHSIEFRINAEDPGRGYLPTPGRIARFEPPSGPGVRLDTGVASGSTVPGSFDSLMAKLIVTGATRAQALARARRALREFAIEGVATVLPFHRAVVDDPAFTAQAGFGVHTRWIETEMATRFDSAARPGAEAPAALLRTYVEIDGKRVRLGLPAGLGLARDGGAAPAAAPAVAAPAPGEVLAPLTGSLVAWRRHGGERVQAGEVIAVLEAMKMETAVAAPRAGRLECLVAAGSVLQAGQCMARVLPE
- a CDS encoding 5-oxoprolinase/urea amidolyase family protein; amino-acid sequence: MRFLPAGDSALLVELPDLAHAMALHRALRARPIAGVLEVVPAARTLLVTCQRGAVALSALAAALRARAAEAVADTGAAQAVLPGRLVEIPVRYDGEDLPEVAERLGISVREVIARHTGQPWQAAFAGFAPGFVYLAGGHPCFQLPRRSAPRTRVPAGAVALAGGFSAVYPAASPGGWQLIGVTGVPMWDMRRTEPAYVQPGFRVQFRDACAPGVRVSLPVCKESEGVNESGVPEQAAQTCAIKAQSAAIARAMASICNAEGVRFCGMSGHGGFVHTFSEPNRAPAPVDKAQAAIEVVAPGVQTLVQDGGRHGMAGLGIAPSGALDAPSMRAANRLVGNPADACVLESLPGGLQLRCHGRATLAVTGAAVPLTLHAADGRAWPVPSHACVALDDGDTLALGAPRAGVRSYVAVRGGWRVAPVLGSCATDTLAHIGPPALQAGQRLAVGAVPAAALQATQAAEAPPPWPRAGDEVVLDVVLGPRTDWFTPEALARLVRQPWRVTPQSNRVGMRLEGAQPLPRSRTDELPSEGTVHGAIQVPANGQPVLFLADHPLTGGYPVIGAVASHHLGLAAQIPVGCSVRFNVIAPFFEEVSG
- a CDS encoding LamB/YcsF family protein; this encodes MDINSDLGESFGAWRMGDDAAMLDIVTSANVACGFHAGDPAGILDTLRAAAQRGVAVGAHVGYPDLAGFGRRAMDPSSRELVADVVYQIGALQGLAAAAGTRVRYVKPHGALYNTIAHDERQAGDVITAMLALDPGLALLALAGSPLIGWARARGLRVVAEAFADRAYHDDGTLVSRRQPGAVLHDADAIAARMLRLVQTGEVESITGRGVRVQADSICVHGDSPGAVDAARAIRARLAQAGVALRPFACD
- the map gene encoding type I methionyl aminopeptidase, which codes for MTKRPEEIALLAESGRLLAQVFGHLDQLRLAGMSTMQVNDLAERLIVHELNARPASKGQYGYAYALNASRNHVVCHGVPSTAEILQDGDIVNFDITLEKNGYIADSSKTYLVGEVPLPARRLVQTAYEAMWKGIQAVRPGATLGDVGHAIERHARRNGYSVVREYCGHGIGREMHEEPQVLHWGRPRTGLVLREGMVFTIEPMVNQGRHAVRTEDDGWTVVTRDGQLSAQFEHTVAVTGNGVRVLTLRADEKRLH
- a CDS encoding ParD-like family protein, whose product is MGIVNLDDDLHDQLRKASAVSCRSINAQAAFWIRIGIRCEMNPTLSFNEIVTSELRAAGVAAPTVNAAAT
- a CDS encoding ATP-binding cassette domain-containing protein, whose amino-acid sequence is MHRNSPVKLQVDDIHKRYGANEVLKGVSLTAHAGDVISIIGSSGSGKSTLLRCINLLERPQQGRILVAGEELALRPGPGGALEAADHRQLQRLRTRLAMVFQHFNLWAHMTVLHNITEVPVHVLGLPRDEAVERARKYLRLVGLEGREDTYPNHMSGGQQQRVAIARALAVEPEVMLFDEPTSALDPELVGEVLRVMQVLAQEGRTMLVVTHEMGFAREVSNHVIFLHQGLIEEQGDPRAIMANPRSERLARFLSGNLK
- a CDS encoding ABC transporter permease subunit (The N-terminal region of this protein, as described by TIGR01726, is a three transmembrane segment that identifies a subfamily of ABC transporter permease subunits, which specificities that include histidine, arginine, glutamine, glutamate, L-cystine (sic), the opines (in Agrobacterium) octopine and nopaline, etc.), whose amino-acid sequence is MNWSVIFEPDTLALYGQGLVVTLQLTLYSLGLGAVLALACALALVSPRAWLRWPAQTFTYFMRGTPLLIQVYLIYYGVAQLEWVQARWDAVWPWTQFKEPFFCTLLSFSLNTAAYTAETLAGSIRETHKGEVEAARAMGMGHGMLMRRIVLPSAIRRMLPAYGNEVVMMLHSSSLASTVPALLDLTGAASRVYADFFLPFEAYLFAAAIYLCITFALIGASKLLERRFLGYLAPRKH